The Colletotrichum higginsianum IMI 349063 chromosome 2, whole genome shotgun sequence genome has a segment encoding these proteins:
- a CDS encoding Alcohol dehydrogenase GroES-like domain-containing protein, which yields MAALRRPEYFIRHGPLCPPWLALNLTLLLPLLLASLVNLPLPHLFFSPRKELIEPPRQRYIQHHPDHSPATMSIPEKFTGFQVNSAETWQDFKKQEFDPKPFGDYDVDIKIECCGVCASDVHTIKGDWGAQPYPLAVGHEIVGKALRVGSKVTKIKEGSRVGVGAQSYACLECRQCKNDNETYCKHQLDTYGSTFPDSGAISQGGYSSHVRTHEHWVFPIPDALPSTVAAPMLCAGLTAYSPLIRNGCGPGKKVGIVGIGGIGHFGIMFAKALGAEVWAISRSRSKEEDSLKMGADGYLASGEKGWNEPHKMTFDLILNTANSFEGFDLSAYLSLLDVHGKWVSVGLPGGGGITVRNQDFLPNGCFIGSSHLGSRRETLEMLQLAADKGIKTWVQEVPISADGLRSAMNGIEDSKVRYRYCLTNYEEAFGQ from the exons ATGGCAGCTCTGCGACGGCCAGAGTATTTTATCCGCCATGGCCCCCTCTGCCCTCCGTGGCTTGCCCTGAATCTTACTCTCctgcttcctcttctccttgcctCTCTTGTCAATCTGCCGTTGCCTCACCTGTTCTTTTCGCCCAGAAAAGAGTTGATCGAACCTCCCCGTCAGAGATACATTCAGCACCATCCCGATCACAGTCCAGCCACCATGTCCATTCCCGAGAAGTTCACCGGCTTCCAGGTCAACAGCGCCGAGACCTGGCAAGACTTCAAGAAGCAGGAGTTCGACCCCAAGCCCTTTGGCGACtacgacgtcgacatcaaGATCGAGTGCTGCGGTGTTTGCGCCAGTGATGTTCACACCATCAAGGGTGACTGGGGTGCTCAGCCCTACCCTCTGGCTGTCGGTCACG AGATCGTCGGCAAGGCTCTGAGAGTCGGCTCCAAGGTCaccaagatcaaggagggCTCTCGCGTCGGTGTCGGTGCGCAGTCGTACGCCTGCCTCGAGTGCCGCCAGTGCAAGAACGACAACGAGACGTACTGCAAGCACCAGCTCGACACGTACGGCTCCACATTCCCCGACTCGGGCGCCATCTCACAGGGCGGCTACTCTTCCCACGTCCGCACTCACGAGCACTG GGTCTTCCCCATCCCCGACGCTCTTCCCAGCACCGTCGCTGCGCCCATGCTCTGCGCTGGCCTGACGGCCTACAGCCCTCTGATCAGAAACGGCTGCGGCCCCGGCAAGAaggtcggcatcgtcggcatcggtGGCATCGGCCACTTTGGCATCATGTTCGCCAAGGCGCTGGGCGCCGAGGTCTGGGCCATCTCGCGTTCGCGgtccaaggaggaggactCTCTCAAgatgggcgccgacggctaCCTCGCCAGTGGCGAGAAGGGCTGGAACGAGCCGCACAAGATGACGTTCGACCTCATCCTTAACACTGCCAACTCGTTCGAGGGCTTCGACCTCTCGGCCTACCTCAGCCTGCTCGACGTCCACGGCAAGTGGGTGTCGGTCGGcctccccggcggcggcggcatcacggTCCGCAACCAGGACTTCCTCCCCAACGGCTGCTTCATCGGCAGCTCGCACCTGGGTAGCAGACGCGAGACGCTCGAGATGctgcagctcgccgccgacaagggCATCAAGACGTGGGTGCAAGAGGTGCCCAtcagcgccgatggcctgAGGTCGGCCATGAACGGCATTGAGGACTCCAAGGTCCGCTACAGATATTGCCTGACCAACTACGAGGAAGCCTTTGGCCAGTAA